In Pseudodesulfovibrio hydrargyri, a single window of DNA contains:
- a CDS encoding hemolysin family protein, producing the protein MDEGSDSRFRNIFKKIFGNNDHQIEEHILEARADGELESHEVSMLLNVLGLDQKLVEEIMVPRTDMVCADASSTVKDVAELIVNQGAHSRIPIYQDNKDHIFGLVHAKDLLEPLLNGEIDRSVVELLRPAFFVAEDKPLDEVLAYFKKEKLHMAVVQDEYGGTSGMVTMEDVLEEIVGEISDEYDDQRPDEIQDYSDGTFIVSGRAPLEDVNRKFALDLESEEVDSIGGYLAALAGRIPLQGELYTFSGWRFAVMEADERQIWTIKVEPLGNV; encoded by the coding sequence TTGGACGAAGGATCCGACAGTCGATTTCGAAATATATTCAAGAAAATATTCGGTAACAACGACCATCAGATAGAGGAACACATCCTCGAAGCCAGGGCCGACGGGGAGTTGGAGAGCCACGAGGTCTCCATGCTCCTGAACGTGCTCGGCCTGGACCAGAAGCTCGTCGAGGAGATCATGGTTCCGCGCACGGACATGGTCTGCGCCGACGCCTCCAGCACCGTCAAGGACGTGGCCGAACTCATCGTCAACCAGGGCGCCCACTCCCGCATCCCCATCTACCAGGACAACAAGGACCACATCTTCGGGCTGGTCCACGCCAAGGACCTGCTCGAGCCCCTGCTCAACGGCGAGATCGACAGGTCCGTGGTCGAACTCCTGCGGCCCGCCTTCTTCGTGGCCGAGGACAAGCCGCTGGACGAGGTCCTGGCCTACTTCAAGAAGGAAAAGCTGCACATGGCCGTTGTCCAGGATGAATACGGCGGAACCTCTGGCATGGTCACCATGGAGGACGTGCTCGAGGAGATCGTCGGCGAAATCTCGGACGAATACGACGACCAGCGCCCCGACGAGATCCAGGACTATTCGGACGGGACCTTCATCGTCTCGGGCCGCGCGCCGCTGGAGGACGTCAACCGGAAGTTCGCCCTGGACCTCGAAAGCGAGGAAGTGGACTCCATCGGCGGCTACCTGGCCGCCCTGGCCGGGCGCATCCCCCTGCAGGGAGAGCTCTACACCTTCTCCGGCTGGCGGTTCGCGGTCATGGAGGCCGACGAACGCCAGATCTGGACCATCAAGGTCGAACCCCTGGGGAACGTGTAA